From the Burkholderia ubonensis genome, one window contains:
- a CDS encoding DUF924 family protein produces the protein MTVNDANNTHNDAAALDPRARDVLDFWFGAPGSAEFGHPRKIWFNGGAALDAALRERYGALLDAACDGACDDWAASPLGALALIVVLDQFSRNVHRGTPRAFAADPKALAVARRLVAAGWDADLPSGHHRAFAYLPFEHDESPDSQREAVRLCEGIREEAGCAGYHDFALRHADVIARFGQFPHRNAILGRASTAEEAVFLREPGSSF, from the coding sequence GCCCGCGACGTGCTGGATTTCTGGTTCGGCGCGCCCGGCTCGGCGGAATTCGGCCACCCGCGCAAGATCTGGTTCAACGGCGGCGCGGCGCTCGATGCCGCGCTGCGCGAGCGCTACGGCGCGCTGCTCGACGCGGCATGCGACGGCGCCTGCGACGACTGGGCCGCGTCGCCGCTCGGCGCGCTCGCGCTGATCGTCGTGCTCGACCAGTTCTCGCGCAACGTTCATCGCGGCACGCCGCGCGCGTTCGCCGCGGACCCGAAGGCGCTCGCGGTCGCACGCAGACTGGTCGCCGCGGGGTGGGATGCCGACCTGCCGAGCGGCCATCACCGCGCGTTTGCGTATCTGCCGTTCGAGCACGACGAGTCGCCGGACAGCCAGCGCGAAGCCGTGCGGCTGTGCGAGGGGATCAGGGAGGAGGCGGGGTGTGCCGGGTATCACGATTTCGCGCTGCGGCATGCGGACGTGATCGCGCGCTTCGGCCAGTTCCCGCACCGGAACGCGATTCTCGGGCGCGCGTCGACCGCAGAGGAGGCTGTGTTCCTCCGCGAGCCGGGGTCGTCGTTCTGA